Within Candidatus Poribacteria bacterium, the genomic segment AGAGACGTGTTTCCAATCTTCCACAAGAGCAAGAGGAATTTCCTATGTTTGAAGAGGTATCACCACAATTCACGTTTGCTGAAAAAGAAAAACAGACCTTGGCGTTTTGGCGTGAAAACGACATCTTTCAGAGAAGCATGGAGGTCCGCAAAGATGCACCGCCTTTCGTATTCTTAGAGGGACCCCCGTTTGCGAATGCACCCCCCGGCGTACATCACGTCCTCGCACGCGTCATGAAGGATGCCGTTTGCCGCTACAAAACAATGACCGGACACTACGTTCACAGGAAAGCAGGCTGGGACACACACGGACTCCCGGTTGAATATCAGGTCGAAAAACAACTCAATATTAGAAACAAAGCCGAATTGGAGGCTTACGGCGTTCAGAACTTCATCGAAAAATGTAAAGAAAACGTCTTCCAATACGAACAGGATTGGCGACAGATGACGGAGCGCATCGGATACTGGCTCAACCTTGACGATGCCTATATCACGCTGTCAAACGACTACATCGAAAGCATCTGGTGGGTCCTCCGGCAGGCGTGGGATAAGGAACTGCTCTATCAGGGACACAAGGTGCAACCCTACTGCTATCGGTGCGGGACGACCTTAGCAAGCCACGAAGTCGCACTCGGCTATCAAGAGGTCGCCGACCCATCAATCTTTGTACGTTTCCCGTTAAGAAATCAGGAGAGTACCTATCTACTCGTCTGGACGACGACACCGTGGACGTTGCCCTCTAACGTTGCCGTCGCTGTCGGTGAGGACTACGATTACGTCGCCGTTGAGCATAATGGGCAACGCCTCATCCTCGCAAAGGAGTGTCTGCCGAGTCTATTTGAAGATGAATCTCCACAAATCGTTGAGAACTATAAAGGCAAAGACCTCCGCAACTGGGAATACGAACCGTTGTTTGACAGTGGACAGCACCCAGAAAAATCCCACTACATCGTCACAGCCGATTTCGTCACGACGACAGAGGGGAGCGGCTTGGTCCATATCGCACCCGCTTTCGGACAAGATGATTTTGAAATCGGACAGAAGCACAACATGCCATTCGTGCAATTAGTCGGGACCGACGGTAGATTCGTCCCAAAAGTTAAAGAACCCTGGGCAGGTGAATACGTCAAAGACGCTGATCCGAAAATCATTCAGAACTTAGAAGGACGCGGCTTATTATTTAAGGCTACCGAATATACCCACCAATACCCCTTCTGTTGGCGGTGTGATAACCCACTGCTTTACTATGCACGTGAATCATGGTTCGTCCGGACGACCGCCCTCCGAGAACAGATGCTCAAGCACAACCAGCAAATCAACTGGTATCCAGAACACCTCAAGGACGGACGGTTCGGCAACTGGTTGGAGAACAACATTGACTGGGGATTGAGTCGTGAGCGTTATTGGGGAACACCCTTACCCGTTTGGGTCTGCAAGGACTGTGGGCATCAGCACTGCGTCGGTAGTATCGCCGAGCTGAAAGAACTCGGCACCGACGTTCCAGACGATGTTGAACTCCACCGTCCGTATGTAGACGACGTTGTCCTCGCTTGTAACAAGTGCAGCGGCACAATGCATCGCGTGCAAGATGTAATTGACTGCTGGTTCGATTCTGGATGTGCACACACAGCACAATGGCACTATCCATTTGAAAACAAGGAAATGCTCGAACAAACGTACCCTGCTGATTTCATCTCCGAAGCCATCGATCAGACCCGTGGTTGGTTCTATAGTCTTTTGGCAACCGGCACACTCCTCTACGATAAACCCGCTTACAAGAACTGCCTCTGCCTTGAACTCATCATGGGACCCGACGGCCAAAAAATGAGTAAAAGCCGAGGGAACACAGTAGATCCGTGGACAATCCTTGACAAGCAAGGCGCAGATGCACTGCGCTGGTACATGTTCACCGCAACCACACCGTGGACACCACGCACTTTCAAAATGGAAGGCATTGACGAAGCCTTGAAGAAGTTCATGGGAACCCTTCACAATGTCTACAGTTTCTTCGTTATGTATGCTAACTTAGAGCAGATTGATGTCCTGAAAGGTGCACCACCTGTTGCAGAACGTGCTACTGTTGATAGATGGATCTTATCACGCCTCCATACCCTCATTGACAGTGTGCGCAATAACATGGAGAATTACCATCTCACAAACGCACCGCGCGCCATTGAGGCGTTTGTGGACGACCTCAGTAACTGGTACGTCCGTCGTTCCCGCGACCGTTTCTGGGGTGCGGAAGCCGGACCCGACAAGCAGGCTGCTTACGCAACACTTTATGAAGTGCTTGTAACCGTTGCCAAACTCGCTGCGCCGTTTACGCCGTTTCTGTCGGACGAACTCTACCGAAACCTCGTCTGCTCGCTTGATCCTGACGCACCACTGAGTGTTCACCTTGCGGAATACCCGGTTGCAGATGCCTCGCTGAAGGATACCCAACTCGAAACCGATATGGCGTTCACACGCGAGGTCATCAGCATGGGGCATGCGGCACGGAACAAGTCAGGCATTAAAACGCGTCAACCACTTGCTGAGTTCACGCTTGGCGGACTTTCTGATGGAGAAAAAGAGACTGTTAACCGTTTGTCAGAACTCATCCACGATGAACTCAATGTCAAGGCTATTGCCTTCGTAGAAAATCTGGACGCATTCTCACAGGTAACGCTCAAGCCGAACTTCAGGGTGTTGGGACCGAAATACGGCAAAGGCGTGCAAGCCATCGCAAAGGCACTCGCTACCGCAGATACGATGCAACTGAAGACGGAACTGGAAGCCACTGGCAGTTTACAGATTGAGGCATCGGGAGAGACGTATACCCTTGAGCAGTCAGACATCGACGTGCAGACACAGAATCGAGAGGGTTTCTTTGTGGAGGTAGACGCGCGGAAATTCGTCGCGCTGTCAACGGAACTGACGCACGAATTGACGCTTGAAGGCTTAGCGCGCGAACTCGTCAACAAAATCCAGAATATGCGCAAAGATGCCAATTTCAACGTCTCAGACCGGATTAAATTCAGCCTTGAAACGCCGTCATCGCTTGTTGAGGAAGCGTTTGAGGTGCATCGGGATTACATTTTGCAAGAGACACTGACAACAACCGTTGTCGAGACTCCGAGTGGAAACGCCTTCACGGTTGCACAGAAACTCAACGGTGAACCCGCAACCTTAAGCGTCGAAAAGGTTTAAAACATCTATCTTTACTGGCGAGGTTTCCTAACCTCGCCAAAGACATCATCCGTTTGCCCACGCGATGCAGCAGAAAAACGCTACTATATGCAAGTAGACTTGCACATAGTAGCACTATTTGCTATTATTCTTCTGGTCGGATGCTATACTTAAGAACCCCAGCTACATCCGTAAACCGTAAGTAGAGTCCCCAACCCCAACCCTCTTGACTAATCTTACACAAAACCTCGTTCCACCCCGCATTGAGCCGACACGGAACGGCATCTTCGTCCGGTATCGGAGGACGGTTAGTGTCGATTCGGTAGATTTCAGAACCGTTCAACCACACAGTCGCACCATCATCACTCCCGAGCAATAACACAGAATCCGTTGCTTCCGGTGCGTAGACGTATACCAGCGCGTATCCGACGGCTGACGACTCAAAACCAAGATTTGTCCCTAAATTGAGGAAACCGTCTCCCACTGCAGCTGCTTCCCGCCACTGGATCGCTCTGCCATGCATATCTGTGTAAGCTGCCTTCAGATCCAATCGACTTCCGGGAGTCAGCGTGTTGTCAATCGTCTCAACATCTGTCTTGGGAAACGGACCCAATATCATGTAATGTTTAACAAGCGGTGAAGCGTGCAGGACCTGATAGGAATCGATACCGATTTTATAGCCTGTCGCCTCATCTGCCTTTCCGACGATGCTAAACACGATTTGGTTTGTCCCTGCGTTCAGGGGAGCAGTTCCAAACGAAACCAATGTCCCAGCGATCGGTTCAGCAGCATAGCAGTCGTAGGGTGTCCCGACCACAGTGTCGTTTGCCGATAGTTCGACCTGCGCGTATTCCGGTCCACGCGTTAAAACAGCACTGATTTCATAAGCATTTCCGTGAGACACTTCAATTGGAATCGTTAAAGTTCCTATCTCTCCGGCGGTTTTCGGTGTCAATGCGACATGACTTCCACCTATATCTATGCCTGCTGCGCGGTACGTTTCTATCTCAGCCTCTAAACTATATTCTTTTCCCTGGCCCAAGGCTATTGATTGTGTGTCTTTAGGAGGCAGCGGTAACGCTTTCTCATACCAAAATTGTGGCAGCCGATAGAGGTCGCGCCCCTCGTTTGTTAGGACAAGATCGTAGCCGTCAAAGCAGACAGCTTCCCCGCTAAAATCGTGCGATAAGTGTCGCGGTGCGCCTTGAATCATCTGCGCTAAATTATCCAATGTACCCTGATATACCCAGAGCGCGTCGTAAGTGCAGACAGCAAGCCGCGTCCCGTCTTCGGACAATCCCGCACCTGTCACGAGTTTCGCCCCAGTGAATTCACCGACATGCACTAAGACCTGTTTTACGTCGGGTTCGAGGGTTGGAAACCGGTAAAGCACAGCGCGTTCTCGTTCCTTAGAGACGATATAAGGAGTGCCTCCCCCAATAAAGAGTCCTTCCGCATCCACATTCTCATTGGGATACCGATACGGATAACTTGCGATGACCTCCACTTCTGTATCTTTGAACGGGTCGGGTTCTGCAACAACGACCACCTTCAAATCTTGTCGTAATCTACTATTATTGCCGATTTCACCGATCCAGAGTCGGTTTTCTGAGTCGATACCGAGGGCTTCCCAGTCGAAGTTTTTTGAACCCTGCACAGCGATCTCTTGGATTAATTCACCATCTATTTTTGTCGCGTAAAGTGTCGCAGGATTGCCAGAGTCATTGAGGGTCCAATAGACACCTTCAAACTGCTGGCTTGTAACAATGCCGGAACTTTCTTGGATGTCGGGGTGTGTGTATTTTCCTATGGGTTTCCATGGGGGTGTGTCGGGTGCATCTGAAGGTGCCGCTACAGCGGCGTGGACTCCGATGCCGAGTGTAAAAACTAACAAAGGCAGTAGCAATTTCATCAAAGTAATCTCCTTTTAATTTCTAACTATTTTACCGCTTTTTGGCTGAGAAATCAACGGAGATTTCAGAAGAGGATAAGGCATTAACGTTCCACCTCTGCTGGTGAGGTTCCCACAAACCATTAAGTCGCTCTGCTGACTGCTGATCACTGATGGCTGACAGCCAATGAAAAAAAGTAGACAAACCCCATATTTTGTGGTATCATTAAAGATACGCATTGTAAAAGACATTTTACACCTCGGTTGTTTGCGATATTGCCGAGGCGATAAGTTCTCAAAAGGAGTATCAGTTTTGCATAGACAATCTGCAAAGAAACATGCGCGTGCGGACGAAAAGAAACGCATACGCAACCGACATCGCAAAGCAACACTACGGACGATGCTTAAACAGACGGAGACCGCTCTGGATGAAGGCAATGTTGAAACCGCACAGGAACTGTGCAGGAACACCGTAAGCCTCTTGGATAGAGCCGCCGGTAAAGGCGTTATCAAAAAAGGGACAGCAAATCGTCAAAAGTCCAGACTCATCCGTAAGTTGCACCTACTAATGGCAACTGCGTAGTTAGGAGTTGGTGGATAGTTAGTTAATGGTTGATAGTTAAGGGTTATCGGACCTCCCACAACGCTAACACCAACTACCAGCAACCAACTACCAACAACTAATCGCTAACCGCTATATGAATGCTCGCAAAGTCGCCTTAGAGTGTCTGCTAACCCTCTCACACACCAGTGCCTCCATAGCTTCTGTTGTTGACAGTGCCTTTGGACGTTATACAATTGACGGGCGGGAACGGCGGCTGGTAAACGGACTTGTCTACGGCGTTATCCGGTGGCAGCGGCAACTTGATTGGGTTCTGAATCAGTTTATCAATCCCCGATTTCAGTTAGACGCTCGGCACCGTAATATCCTGCGACTCGGCGCATTTCAACTCCTACACCTTGATGGGATACCCGCACACGCAGCGATTTATGAAACCGTCCAACTCGCCACTTCTCACCTCCGCAAATCTGCTCGCGGACGAAAGACCGCAGGTTTTATAAATGCCGTTCTTCGTTCCGTACAACGCAAAGGCAGAACATTAGCTTACCCACCACTCGATGCAAACCCGATCGAACATATTGCGATTTCATTGTCCTATCCGACGTGGTTGGTAAAGCGGTGGCTGCAGACCCGCGGCGTTTCGTGGACATTAGCGTTCTGTCGCGCGAGCAACCAGATCGCACCGCTCGCGTTCCGCGTAAATTCCCTCCTGACACAACGCGAAGAAGTTTGTCAATCTTTAGAAACGAACGGCATTGCCGCAAAGGTCTCCAAAATTGTTCCCGACGGCTTGGTACTCGAAAACCGTGCCATCACTGCTTTTGATGCTACTGGCGACCAGACGTTGAAGGATATCCTCCGTCGCGAGGATATCTATGTCCAAGACGAAAGCGCGATGTTGGTCCCGTATCTTCTTTCACCAGAAAACGCTCAGTTCATTGTAGACCTCTGTGCTGCACCGGGTGGCAAGACAACACACCTCGCGCATCTCATGGGAAATGCCGGAAAACTTCTCGCCGTGGATGTGTCCGCAGAAAAAATAGCCTTGTTACAAAAGAACTGTCGGCGTGTCGGTGCCAACAACGTTGAAACACGGGTGACGGACGTACTAAAAGAAGATATTGGGTTCATTAAAACTGCGGATGCTGTGCTTATTGATGCGCCGTGTTCCGGGTTCGGCACGCTCCGACGACATCCCGACATTCGGTGGAACAAGACCTTTGATCAAATTCGTGCTCTTAGTGAGATGCAATATAACTTGTTGAAGAACGCCGCACAACACATCAAACCGGGAGGCATCCTCGTTTACAGCACCTGTAGCATAGAACCGATGGAAAACGAGGAGGTTGTTCAGCGATTTTTGACCGACTTCCCGATGTATAGCGTCGAAGATGCCCGACGCTTTCTGCCAGATATTCCTTCGAGCGCAATAACAACACAAGGCTTCCTACAGACCTTTCCACATCAACACGGCGTTGACGGTGCGTTTGCGGCACGTCTAAAAAAAGAATGATCGATTTTAGGTTATACGTCATTACAGACAGACACAGATGCGCGCCCACCCCACTGATTGAGGTGATCTCCGAATTGCTGGATGCAGGGGTTACCGTCATCCAATTGCGCGAAAAAGATTTAAACAGCGATGAATTGATGCGCTTAGCGCAACCAATTGCTGACTTGTGTCGAAACTACAAAGCAAAACTTTTCGTCAATACAGATATACGCGTCGCAGCCACCGTCGGTGCCGCAGGCGTTCATCTTCCAGCAAATGCAGCATCCGTGAGTTCGGTGAAGACACAAATGGGTGCCGATTTCTCTATCGGATGCTCGGTGCATACCTTTGCGGAAGCAGGAAAACGAGAGACAGAAGGGGCTGATTTTTTAACCTATAGCCCTATCTATTTGACGGCAAGCAAACCCGGTTATGGTCCCGCAGTCGGTGTGGAAAATCTCACAAAGTTGGTAGGGCGCGTTAAATTACCTGTCTTTGCTCTGGGAGGTATTACACCGGCGCGTGCTTCTGAGTGTCTATCAGCAGGAGCCTTCGGCGTTGCTGTGATGTCAGGCGTTATGGCTCCCAAAAACGCAGGAAAACAGACGAAACGTTTTTTTACGACCGAATCTGAGTTGCTGCGCCCGTTGTCTTTGCAAGTGTCAGATCGCTAAGAACTTTCATAATCCAATGCCGGTTGGAATTAACCGAAAACCCGGGGAATGCCATACGGCATTCATACCGTTGATTTGTGAAACGAAATTGTGAGTGATCAGCGAACAATTTGTCTTAGCTTTACATTGTGGAACGGTGACCAGATTTAATAGTTAAAAAAATGAAACAGATTTTAACAATTGCAGGCTCAGATTCAGGTGGCGGTGCCGGTATACAGGCAGATATAAAGGCGATCTCAGCCAACGGCGGTTATGCCATGTCCGTAATCACCTCCGTTACAGCACAAAATACAGTGGCAGTGACCGAGGCGTTTGATCTGCCTATCTCGCTGATTGAAGCGCAGTTGGATGCCGTCTTCACAGATTTCGACGTAGCCAGCGTCAAAACCGGAATGCTCTCTTCATCAGCTATTGTTGAAGCGGTTACGCGGAAGTTGAAAGAATATACGCCACCAACCCTCGTCGTGGACCCCGTGATGATCTCCAAAAGCAAATTCTCACTCTTGAAAGAGGAGGCGATTGAGAGCCTCAAAACGGCGTTGATTCCACTTGCGACGCTGATTACACCGAATATTTACGAGGCAGAGTTGCTCGCACAGCAGGACATCCGAAACGCGGATGAGGCAAAAAATGCTGCAAAAGTAATCGCTGAACTCGGTTGTCACGCTGTTCTCGTTAAAGGTGGGCATCTTACGGCTAACAGTGCGATTGATGTGCTTTATTGCAACGGGGACTGGGATTTTTTTGAGGCAGAATGGGTTGAAACCGAAAACACGCACGGCACGGGTTGCACCTACTCAGCGGCAATCGCGACGCAACTCGCACACGGCAAAGATTTGAGAGACGCTATTGGAACAGCGAAGGCATATATTACCGGTGCTATTCAACACGCGCTGGATATCGGACACGGGCACGGACCGACACATCATTTTTTTAAGCAATGAGCGAACAGCGAATAGCGAATAGCCTACTACAACCGCTGTCGTCCGTCAAACCCGTCCTCGATTTCGTGCCAGTAACGGATCTTATTTTCATTGATCCGCCAACAGAGATAGACCTCCCTACCCTCACGGAGGTGTGGGAAATCGACCAATCCAGGGTCAAGTCCTTTCAGGTGGCAGCCGCGCGCCGCAATCCGTTCCAAAATTTCCTTAAAGTCGGCAGTCGCTTTAAGGAGCGCGGGAGTGTGCTTACTGCCGCCGTTAGAAGAGACCACCTCCAAGAGGGGCGTGATTTCTGCGTGCAGTCCTGCAAGTAGGTTTCTTATGGCTCTTAACTGTGAAATCTCATCAACTAATTCAGGAATACATTCGTTTGCTTCTTCGAGCGTGAAATATCGTTTTTCCTGCATCTGTGTTTCTCCTTGTGTATATCAAATTTGTATTGGCAACGTCCTAAAATTTACACTAAATTAAGAGCGATGTCAAGGAAAGTTTTATTTTAATATGCTGCTCTCAGTGGAAATGGCAAACGATTGTCGGTAGTTCGCTACGTTCACTTTCGTTAATCAGTTTTCGGATAAGAGTAGTCTATGGCAGTTACCGATGCTCGGGACCGCCACACGCTTAACCAACAACTGGAAACTGACAACCAATAACCATGAAAAGATGGAAAACGAAACAAAATCCGTAGACAATCAGAATCAAAGCGTCACCCGTGCCGCTGGAATTGTCAGTATCGCCGTGATGGGGTCGCGGCTATTAGGACTCGCACGCGAAGCAGCGATCGCATACTATTTCCGGTCGAACCTCAGTGGCGACGCTTTTTATTTGGCGTTTCGTATTCCAAACTTTTTGCGGGACCTGTTTGGCGAAGGCATTTTGAGTAAAGCGTTTATTACGACATTCCTCGCCACAGAGGCTGAGGATGGAGAGCAGGCAGCGTGGAATCTCGCAAACCGTGTCTTTAATTTAACGTTTCTCGTCCTGACAGGTATCGCGATCCTCGGCATCGCTTTCGCACCTACTATTGTTGATGTCTTGGCGCGCGAGGATTTTGACAAAAGGTTAGATGCCACTGCCCACTACGGGTTTGATACCAAAGTTGAATTAACAATCTATCTCACTCAATTGATGTTTCCCTACCTTCTCTTTGTTTCGTTGGCGGCGATTGCGATGGGACTGTTGAACAGCAAAGGGAAGTTCGGCATTCCAGCATGTGCGTCCTCGTTCTTTAACATCAGTTCGCTCGTTATCGGTGTAGGTGGTTACTATTTATTTCCAATGGCTGGGATGCATCCTGTAACGGGAATGGCTATCGGTGTGTTCGTTGGTGGGAGCGCCCAATTCGCAATTCAGGTGCCGTCTATGTATCGCGTCGGCTTTCGATACCGTCCGCTGCTGAGTCTACGCGATCCGAGGGTGCTTCAAGTTATTCGTCTGGTTGGACCTGCTGTATTAGGGGTCGCTGTCGTGCAGGTGAACCAATTTACGAATACGTTCTTTATTACATCAGGATCTGCTTGGTTAACATGGATTAGCCGTGCCTACCGCGTTGTGCATCTCCCGATAGGACTGTTCGGTGTGGCGATTTCAACAGTCGCACTTCCGCAGCTTGCCAAGTTCGCAACAACCGGAGAGACAGAGAATTTCCGCAACTCTCTCTCTTACGCCCTCCGTCTGATGCTTATGCTAACAGTCCCCGCTGCAGTTGGGTTGATGGTCCTATCGGCACCCATCTGCCGATTCCTGTATGAACGCGGAGAGACTGGCGTATCGGACACTGTTGGAACCGCTGGGGTCCTGTTCGTCTATGCGTTCGGCTTGTGTGGGTTTTCGGCGCTCAAGATCGTTACGGACGGATTTTACGCCTACAAAGATATTCGCGCACCTGTTATCGTCAGTATCTGTGCCGTTGTCTTCAACATCTATCTAAACTATCTCTTTATCTACCGCGAACTCTTTTTGGACCCCCGCGCCGTAGTGTTTTCAACGGTTTTGACCGTGACGCTGAATTGTGCTATGCTACTGCTACTGCTCCGCCGAAAGGTCGGACGGTTGGGACTAAAGGGCATCATCCCACTGACGCTTAAAATCTTAATCGCCTCCGTAGTGATGGGGTTTGTCTGCTGGTTGGCAAATGGAGTTATTGAAGGCGATTGGCTCGGTACGGAGGGCGTTGCGCCGCGTCTAATCGGCGTATTTGCACCAATAGGGTTAAGTCTCATTGTCCTCGCGGGAATGTATAAACTCCTGAGAGTGGCAGAATTCGACGATATTTTGAATATATTTAAGCAACGACTTTTTTAAACTATTGAGTCTGAGCTGCTGCGTCCGTTGTCCTTGCAGTATTTCAATTAATAAAAAACAATTCATAACCCAGAGCAGGCTTCTTATTAATTTTTCATCGGCGTTGACAACGGAAACGCCGCCCAGGAGTACATAGTTAAAAAATGCTAACAAAACGGATAATTCCATGTTTAGATGTCCGTGCCGGAAAAGTCACGAAGGGTGTCGCCTTTCAGGGCAATGTCGATGTCGGCGACCCCGTTGAGATGGCGCGGTTCTATTACGAAGGCGGTGCCGATGAACTCGTCTTTTACGACATCACAGCCAGCAATGAACGCCGCGATATAATGATTGATGTCGTCTCTGCTGTCGCCGCTGAGATTTTTATTCCTTTTTCTGTCGGTGGTGGGTTGCGGACGCTCGAGGACATGCGTCGTGTTCTACTTGCGGGCGCAGAAAAGGTGAGTATAGATTCCGGTGCCGTGCGGAATCCCGATATCATCGCCGAAGGCGCGCGAGCGTTTGGAAGCCAATGTGTTGTGCTGAGCATGCAGGTGAAACGCGTTCGGGAAAGTGAACAGATTCCGAGCGGTTATGAAATTTACATAGACGGTGGACGGACACCGGTCGGTTGGGATGCCTTGGAGTGGTCAGCAAGGGGTGTTGATTTGGGTGCCGGTGAAATCGTTGTTAATAGCATCGATGCAGATGGCACGAAGGCGGGATATGAACTCGAATTAACCGGTGCTATTGCAGATTTAGTCTCAGTGCCTGTTATTGCCTCCGGCGGCGCAGGAAACCCACAGCACTTACGGGATGTCTTTGTCGAAAGCAACGCCGATGCTGCGATCGTCGCCTCTATCACACACTATGGCGAATTCACAATCGAAAACATCAAAACCTATCTCGCTGACGAAGGTGTAAGTGTGCGGGATACATGGTAGAATGGCTGTCGGCTATCAGTAGTCAGCAGTCAGAAAGAGAACCTCGTGGCAGAAAGCAACAGGCAACTGCTACAGGTCTTAACCAACAACTGACAACCGATGACTGATAACTATTAAAATGGAGAAAATATGGAACCTAAGTTACCTGATGCAAGAAACGAAAATATATTAATCCACGTCAACGGTGAACTCCTACCCCGCGAAGATGCAAAAATCTCCGTATTCGACAGCCTTGTTCAAGGCGGAGACGGCGTATGGGAAGGCTTACGTGTCTATAACGGAAAAATCTTCGCGTTGGAGGCACATCTCGACCGACTCATGGATTCTGCACATGCTATGGCATTCGCTGGCATTCCGACACGCGATGAAATTAAAAAGGCGATTTTTGAAACACTCGAAGCCAACGGGATGCGGGACGGTGTGCATATCCGTCTAACGCTCAGCCGCGGGAAAAAGGTCACGTCGAGTATGGATGCCCGCGTCAATCAGTACGGCACGACTTTAATCGTAATAGCGGAGTGGAAGCCGCCCATCTACGCCAGCAGCGGTGTCCGCCTGATTACCTCAGCAATCCGACGGAACCCACCCCAGTGTGTTGATTCTAAAATCCATCATAACAACCTGATTAACAACATCCTTGCCAAAATTGAAGCAAACGTCGCTGGCGTGGATGATGCGATTATGCTCGACATCCACGGGTATGTTTCAGAGACGAATGCGACGAATATTTTTATCATAAAACGTGGGCATGTCCTGACACCACACGCCGATAGCTGCCTACCAGGGATTACACGGGGAACGGTCATCCAAATCGCTCGCGACGCTGGTATTCCCTTGACAGAGCGGAATGTTTCGTTAGTTGAAGTCTACACAGCGGATGAAGTCTTCACGACGGGAACTGTGGGTGAGTTGAGTCCGGTCTTAGAAGTTGATGGTAGGAAAATTGGGAGCAAGGACGTTGGTCCTGTGACGACCCGACTGCAGGGACTTTATGCGGAACTGACAGCCAACGAGGGCGAACCGTTGCCATAAAAGCATTCTGATTATCGGTTCGGATTGGCAGCATGGGCAAAACAGGCGAGAATGTCCGTTTCAGTTAAATACGGAAAATCGTCAAGAATTTCCGCTACTGTCATACCGGATGCAAGATATTCAAAAATATCGTAAACGGTAATCCGCATGCCCCGAATGCAGGGTTGCCCACTGCGTTTACCGGGTTCATAAGTACATCTTGATCAAAAACTGCGAACAGCAGTGGTAAACGCTGAATCTTGGCGAAAATTGAGAGGATGTCGGTATCAATAAAGACCAAGGTTTACTATTCCTTTGTCTTACTCTTTTCTCTGTGAAAGCTTTTGATAAGCGAAACGCCCTCCTTCAATTCCTCTACTGACCCAACCTCAACAATTTTCAAAATGCCTC encodes:
- the ilvE gene encoding branched-chain-amino-acid transaminase — translated: MEPKLPDARNENILIHVNGELLPREDAKISVFDSLVQGGDGVWEGLRVYNGKIFALEAHLDRLMDSAHAMAFAGIPTRDEIKKAIFETLEANGMRDGVHIRLTLSRGKKVTSSMDARVNQYGTTLIVIAEWKPPIYASSGVRLITSAIRRNPPQCVDSKIHHNNLINNILAKIEANVAGVDDAIMLDIHGYVSETNATNIFIIKRGHVLTPHADSCLPGITRGTVIQIARDAGIPLTERNVSLVEVYTADEVFTTGTVGELSPVLEVDGRKIGSKDVGPVTTRLQGLYAELTANEGEPLP
- the murJ gene encoding murein biosynthesis integral membrane protein MurJ; this encodes MENETKSVDNQNQSVTRAAGIVSIAVMGSRLLGLAREAAIAYYFRSNLSGDAFYLAFRIPNFLRDLFGEGILSKAFITTFLATEAEDGEQAAWNLANRVFNLTFLVLTGIAILGIAFAPTIVDVLAREDFDKRLDATAHYGFDTKVELTIYLTQLMFPYLLFVSLAAIAMGLLNSKGKFGIPACASSFFNISSLVIGVGGYYLFPMAGMHPVTGMAIGVFVGGSAQFAIQVPSMYRVGFRYRPLLSLRDPRVLQVIRLVGPAVLGVAVVQVNQFTNTFFITSGSAWLTWISRAYRVVHLPIGLFGVAISTVALPQLAKFATTGETENFRNSLSYALRLMLMLTVPAAVGLMVLSAPICRFLYERGETGVSDTVGTAGVLFVYAFGLCGFSALKIVTDGFYAYKDIRAPVIVSICAVVFNIYLNYLFIYRELFLDPRAVVFSTVLTVTLNCAMLLLLLRRKVGRLGLKGIIPLTLKILIASVVMGFVCWLANGVIEGDWLGTEGVAPRLIGVFAPIGLSLIVLAGMYKLLRVAEFDDILNIFKQRLF
- the hisF gene encoding imidazole glycerol phosphate synthase subunit HisF, with amino-acid sequence MLTKRIIPCLDVRAGKVTKGVAFQGNVDVGDPVEMARFYYEGGADELVFYDITASNERRDIMIDVVSAVAAEIFIPFSVGGGLRTLEDMRRVLLAGAEKVSIDSGAVRNPDIIAEGARAFGSQCVVLSMQVKRVRESEQIPSGYEIYIDGGRTPVGWDALEWSARGVDLGAGEIVVNSIDADGTKAGYELELTGAIADLVSVPVIASGGAGNPQHLRDVFVESNADAAIVASITHYGEFTIENIKTYLADEGVSVRDTW